From one Pontibacillus sp. HMF3514 genomic stretch:
- a CDS encoding AMP-binding protein, which translates to MSLLQLTVGELLEEKVRLYPDQEAFVYPELGLRKTYQEFDDMVNEAAKGFMALGIEKGEHVAIWSDNKPEWLISQFATGKMGAVLVTVNTNYQAKELEYLLKQSDATTLILAESFKQTSYIEVLREVCPEIDSHDKGKLEVQNLPYLKNIIVLSDEEYENMYSWQEVMDQGETISDDQLKQRHQELNYKDVINMQYTSGTTGFPKGVMLSHYNIVNNGNQVADCMELTNEDRLCIPVPFFHCFGCVLGTMAAVSKGATMVILEQFDPEKVLHAVEQEKCTGLHGVPTMFIAELNHPEFKENGYQHLRTGIMAGSTCPMEVMKNVINKMGAEEITIAYGQTESSPVITQTRTDDPIELRVSSVGKAHPHVEVKVIDPATNEEVPTGTPGELCTRGYLVMEGYYKNKEATYTAIDEEGWLHTGDIATMDEQGYIEITGRMKDMVIRGGENIYPREVEEFLYQHEDILDVQVVGVPDEKYGEELMAWIIPKETSSITEEDIYAFCKGQISHHKIPRYVRFTDEYPMTASGKIQKFKLREDAKNTIQSK; encoded by the coding sequence ATGTCACTGTTACAGTTAACCGTTGGAGAGTTATTGGAAGAGAAAGTGCGTTTATATCCAGATCAAGAAGCGTTTGTCTATCCAGAACTAGGGTTACGTAAGACGTATCAGGAATTTGATGACATGGTCAATGAAGCTGCAAAAGGATTTATGGCTTTAGGAATTGAAAAAGGAGAGCATGTAGCGATTTGGTCAGATAACAAACCTGAATGGCTAATCTCTCAATTTGCAACAGGGAAAATGGGTGCCGTATTGGTCACTGTAAATACCAACTATCAGGCAAAAGAACTTGAATATCTATTAAAGCAATCTGATGCTACAACGCTAATTTTAGCTGAAAGTTTTAAACAAACCTCATACATAGAGGTTCTTCGTGAAGTTTGCCCTGAAATTGATTCCCATGATAAAGGGAAACTTGAAGTTCAAAATCTACCGTACTTAAAGAATATTATCGTATTGAGCGATGAGGAATACGAAAACATGTATTCCTGGCAAGAAGTCATGGATCAAGGTGAAACAATAAGTGATGACCAGCTTAAGCAACGTCATCAAGAATTGAATTATAAAGACGTCATTAATATGCAATATACCTCTGGAACAACTGGGTTTCCTAAAGGAGTTATGCTTTCCCATTACAACATTGTTAATAATGGAAATCAGGTTGCAGATTGCATGGAGCTTACGAACGAAGACCGCTTATGTATTCCAGTTCCATTCTTCCATTGTTTCGGGTGTGTATTAGGTACGATGGCTGCAGTTTCTAAAGGAGCAACAATGGTCATCCTTGAACAGTTTGACCCAGAAAAAGTGCTTCATGCTGTTGAACAAGAAAAGTGCACAGGATTACATGGTGTACCTACCATGTTTATTGCAGAACTAAATCATCCTGAATTCAAAGAAAACGGCTATCAACATCTGCGAACGGGTATTATGGCAGGATCTACTTGCCCGATGGAAGTTATGAAAAACGTCATAAATAAAATGGGTGCTGAGGAGATCACGATTGCTTATGGACAGACTGAATCTTCTCCAGTCATTACACAAACTCGGACTGACGATCCAATAGAGTTACGAGTTAGTTCAGTCGGTAAAGCCCATCCACATGTAGAGGTGAAAGTTATTGATCCGGCTACTAACGAGGAGGTACCTACGGGAACTCCTGGTGAACTTTGTACAAGAGGTTACCTTGTTATGGAAGGGTATTATAAAAATAAAGAAGCTACTTACACAGCCATTGATGAAGAAGGCTGGCTTCATACAGGTGACATCGCAACGATGGATGAACAAGGTTATATTGAAATCACAGGTCGTATGAAAGATATGGTTATTCGTGGAGGGGAAAACATTTACCCTCGAGAAGTAGAAGAGTTTTTGTATCAGCATGAGGATATTTTAGATGTTCAAGTCGTAGGCGTTCCTGATGAAAAATATGGGGAAGAACTCATGGCCTGGATCATACCAAAAGAAACTTCTTCAATAACAGAGGAAGATATTTATGCATTTTGTAAAGGACAAATATCCCATCATAAGATCCCTCGCTATGTTCGATTTACGGATGAGTACCCAATGACAGCGAGTGGGAAAATTCAGAAGTTCAAATTACGAGAAGATGCAAAAAATACGATTCAATCAAAATAA
- a CDS encoding acetyl/propionyl/methylcrotonyl-CoA carboxylase subunit alpha, which produces MFNKILIANRGEIASRIIRTCKKLGIQSVAVYSDPDADSPFVSEADESYPLGGTRVHESYLNIDKILEIAKEAEVEAIHPGYGLLSENGDFANRIEQEGITFIGPSPEVMSKMGSKVEARQTMKEAGVPVIPGTESAVADVDEAKKAAKDIGYPVMLKASSGGGGIGMQIVHNDEELAKAFESNSKRAQMFFGDGTMFLEKKIVDPHHVEIQVLADQEGNTIHLFERECSIQRRHQKVVEEAPSPFISQETRNKMGNAAVKAAKAIGYKNAGTIEFLVDEDQNFYFLEMNTRLQVEHPVTEEITGFDLVHEQLRIANGDSLRYKQEELTMHGHAIEVRVYAEDPKTFYPAPGQMTNLELPYGDSIRHEVGVHKESMVSPFYDPMIAKCITWAETRDEAIERMIYALENYTIEGIKTNIPMLLDVLKHDAFKRGNTNTHFIQSYYLKEEAK; this is translated from the coding sequence ATGTTTAACAAGATCTTGATTGCAAATAGAGGTGAAATTGCATCACGTATTATCCGTACTTGCAAAAAACTTGGCATTCAATCTGTAGCAGTGTATTCAGATCCTGATGCTGATAGTCCCTTTGTGAGTGAAGCCGATGAAAGCTATCCTCTTGGAGGTACTCGCGTTCATGAGAGCTATCTAAATATCGATAAGATCCTTGAAATAGCTAAAGAAGCTGAAGTTGAAGCGATTCACCCAGGATATGGTCTTTTAAGTGAGAATGGCGATTTTGCTAACCGAATTGAACAAGAAGGGATCACCTTTATTGGTCCTTCACCTGAGGTTATGTCCAAAATGGGAAGTAAGGTAGAGGCACGTCAAACCATGAAAGAGGCCGGTGTACCTGTAATTCCAGGGACTGAATCCGCTGTAGCTGATGTGGATGAAGCCAAGAAAGCTGCTAAGGATATTGGATATCCTGTCATGCTTAAAGCATCATCTGGCGGTGGTGGCATCGGTATGCAAATCGTTCATAATGATGAGGAATTAGCTAAGGCCTTCGAAAGTAACTCGAAGCGAGCTCAAATGTTTTTCGGTGATGGAACAATGTTCTTAGAAAAGAAAATTGTCGACCCACATCACGTTGAAATTCAGGTGTTAGCTGATCAAGAGGGAAATACAATTCACTTGTTTGAACGTGAGTGCTCCATTCAACGTCGTCATCAAAAAGTTGTTGAAGAAGCACCATCTCCATTCATTTCTCAAGAAACTCGAAACAAAATGGGAAATGCAGCTGTTAAAGCAGCTAAAGCTATTGGTTACAAAAACGCTGGAACGATTGAGTTTCTAGTGGACGAAGACCAAAACTTCTATTTCCTTGAAATGAACACTAGGCTCCAGGTTGAGCATCCTGTAACAGAGGAAATTACGGGGTTTGATCTTGTTCATGAACAACTTCGTATTGCTAATGGAGATTCTTTACGCTATAAGCAAGAGGAACTTACCATGCATGGCCACGCTATTGAAGTTCGTGTATATGCTGAGGATCCGAAAACATTCTATCCCGCTCCAGGTCAAATGACAAACTTAGAACTTCCATATGGCGATTCTATTCGTCATGAAGTGGGTGTTCATAAAGAATCAATGGTTTCCCCATTCTATGATCCTATGATCGCAAAGTGTATCACTTGGGCAGAAACTCGAGATGAAGCTATTGAACGCATGATTTATGCACTTGAAAACTATACCATTGAAGGCATCAAGACGAATATTCCGATGCTTCTCGATGTACTAAAACACGATGCATTTAAACGAGGTAATACAAACACACACTTTATTCAGTCTTACTACTTGAAGGAGGAAGCAAAATGA
- a CDS encoding enoyl-CoA hydratase, with protein MTETVQYQLIEETIALITLDRPEAANAFSLQLLDDLTNVVEHVNKQKDIRATIITASGEKAFCAGADLKERAGMTDDEVVQTVHKIGQTVHAVENIKSPVICAINGVAFGGGLELALACDLRVAADHAKFGLTETSLGIIPGAGGTQRLPRLIGLGKAKEMIYAAKRVNAEEAFTIGLVERVSSSQSLLDEALKLARSIASNAPVALRQAKQAINKGFHVDLETGLQIESMSYAVTIPTEDRLEGLKAFKEKRKPKYKGQ; from the coding sequence ATGACCGAAACTGTACAATATCAATTAATCGAAGAAACAATAGCTCTAATCACATTAGACCGGCCCGAAGCCGCAAACGCCTTTTCCTTACAACTGTTAGATGATTTAACAAATGTAGTGGAACATGTAAACAAACAAAAGGATATACGTGCAACAATCATTACCGCTTCTGGAGAGAAAGCTTTCTGTGCTGGTGCCGATTTAAAAGAACGTGCTGGCATGACGGATGATGAAGTTGTACAAACCGTACATAAGATTGGCCAAACCGTACATGCGGTTGAAAACATTAAAAGCCCGGTCATTTGTGCTATTAATGGAGTAGCATTTGGAGGCGGATTAGAGCTTGCTCTAGCATGTGATCTTCGAGTAGCGGCTGATCATGCTAAATTTGGTCTCACTGAAACTTCTTTAGGCATCATTCCAGGTGCAGGAGGAACACAACGTCTTCCTAGACTAATAGGACTCGGAAAAGCCAAAGAAATGATATACGCTGCTAAGCGGGTTAATGCTGAAGAAGCCTTCACAATTGGCTTAGTAGAACGAGTTTCTTCATCCCAATCCCTATTAGATGAAGCACTAAAATTAGCTCGTTCTATCGCATCCAACGCCCCAGTCGCCTTACGACAAGCAAAGCAAGCGATTAACAAAGGCTTTCATGTCGATTTAGAAACAGGTCTACAAATCGAATCCATGAGTTATGCTGTTACGATCCCTACTGAAGATCGTTTAGAAGGCTTAAAGGCGTTTAAAGAGAAACGAAAACCCAAATATAAAGGTCAGTAA
- a CDS encoding hydroxymethylglutaryl-CoA lyase, which produces MQLPQNVTIKEVGPRDGLQNEKEMIPTEEKIEWINHLSDTGLSYIEISSFVHPKWIPQLGDALEVAKGIKRNPEVTYATLVPNMKGLERALEADVDEVSIFMSASESHNKKNINKSIDETFPVLQEVVEGAKAENKSVRGYISTVFGCPYDGPVPLENVQKVCDQLFSMGIDELSIGDTIGVANPLQVQHVLETLSKDFPKDQLALHFHNTRGTALANVLTSLQLGFTTFDSALGGLGGCPYAKGASGNLATDDLLYMLKGMNIDTGIDQDKLMRAGSFIQDKMDKPLPSHHMQIAYKGGDVT; this is translated from the coding sequence ATGCAACTACCACAGAACGTAACCATAAAAGAAGTCGGTCCACGCGATGGCCTTCAAAATGAAAAAGAAATGATACCAACTGAAGAGAAAATAGAATGGATTAATCATTTATCTGATACGGGATTATCTTATATTGAAATTTCATCTTTTGTGCACCCTAAGTGGATTCCTCAATTAGGAGATGCCCTAGAGGTAGCGAAAGGTATAAAGCGAAATCCTGAAGTAACATATGCCACGCTTGTTCCAAACATGAAAGGTTTGGAACGAGCACTTGAGGCAGATGTTGATGAAGTGTCGATATTCATGTCCGCTTCAGAATCCCATAACAAAAAGAATATTAATAAGTCTATTGATGAAACCTTCCCTGTTTTACAGGAAGTTGTCGAGGGGGCTAAAGCAGAGAATAAATCTGTTCGCGGTTATATTTCTACTGTATTTGGATGCCCATATGATGGACCGGTACCTTTAGAAAATGTTCAAAAGGTCTGTGATCAGCTGTTTTCGATGGGGATTGATGAGCTTTCTATTGGTGACACAATAGGTGTAGCAAATCCTCTTCAGGTACAGCATGTCCTCGAAACACTGAGTAAGGACTTTCCAAAAGATCAATTAGCCTTACACTTTCATAATACAAGAGGAACAGCACTTGCTAACGTCCTTACTTCCTTACAACTAGGCTTTACTACGTTTGATAGTGCATTAGGAGGTCTTGGAGGGTGCCCATATGCTAAAGGTGCATCAGGTAACCTAGCGACTGATGACCTTCTTTATATGTTAAAGGGAATGAACATTGATACCGGAATTGATCAGGATAAATTAATGAGGGCAGGTTCTTTTATACAAGACAAAATGGATAAACCATTACCGAGTCACCACATGCAAATTGCTTACAAAGGAGGCGATGTGACATGA
- a CDS encoding acetyl-CoA carboxylase biotin carboxyl carrier protein subunit, with translation MIEVKANMAGSVWKIVVKEGEEVEDGQDLLILESMKMEIPIATEDDGTVKELKVKEGDFVNEGDVVAILE, from the coding sequence ATGATCGAAGTAAAAGCAAACATGGCAGGAAGTGTATGGAAAATTGTCGTTAAAGAAGGGGAAGAAGTAGAGGATGGTCAAGATCTTCTTATTTTAGAATCTATGAAAATGGAAATCCCAATTGCTACTGAAGATGATGGTACTGTGAAAGAATTAAAGGTTAAGGAAGGCGATTTCGTAAACGAAGGAGACGTTGTAGCGATCTTAGAATAG